A genomic region of Raphanus sativus cultivar WK10039 chromosome 6, ASM80110v3, whole genome shotgun sequence contains the following coding sequences:
- the LOC130495528 gene encoding dolichyl-diphosphooligosaccharide--protein glycosyltransferase 48 kDa subunit-like yields MSCEDTKRSPNRGGSSFFTPADREMGLRPNSEGTSVDSRQGLPIPALPVMKLWRFDGTKAEPLVAVGEWSSNRGSMMVVHTGEIVDLSKGKTIRKRSPQSWEPYVADDVHVQFYMMSPYMLKTLSTDKKGMFHTSSTVPDVFQFKVEYEKLGYTTLSLSKQIPVRPYRHNEYETFIPTAYPYYRACFSTMAGFFVFSFVYLYHN; encoded by the exons ATGTCTTGTGAGGACACTAAAAGAAGTCCCAATAGAGGAGGAAGCAGTTTCTTCACACCGGCGGACAGAGAGATGGGTTTGAGACCAAATTCCGAGGGAACGAGCGTTGATTCCAGGCAAGGACTTCCAATTCCAGCATTACCGGTGATGAAGCTGTGGAGATTTGATGGAACCAAAGCCGAGCCTTTGGTCGCTGTG GGAGAGTGGTCGTCGAACAGAGGGTCGATGATGGTGGTACATACCGGTGAAATAGTAGATCTGTCCAAAGGGAAGACCATAAGAAAGAGAAGCCCACAGAGCTGGGAACCGTATGTAGCTGATGATGTGCACGTTCAGTTTTACATGATGAGCCCATATATGCTGAAAACCTTGTCAACTGACAAGAAG GGTATGTTTCATACATCTTCCACGGTTCCTGATGTGTTCCAATTTAAGGTTGAATACGAAAAGCTCGGCTACACAACATTATCTCTTTCGAAGCAG ATTCCTGTGAGGCCTTACAGACATAATGAGTATGAGACATTTATTCCAACTGCGTATCCTTATTATAGAGCCTGCTTTTCCACT ATGGCTGGTTTCTTTGTCTTCAGCTTCGTCTATCTCTACCATAATTAG